A region of Saccharococcus thermophilus DNA encodes the following proteins:
- the polX gene encoding DNA polymerase/3'-5' exonuclease PolX — MKGNKKDVIRLLETIALYMEIKGENPFKIAAFRKAANALETDERSIAEIDDFTAIPGIGKGTSSVISEFLETGTSSVLEELKKEIPESLLTLLRLPGLGGKKIAKLYQELGVVDLATLKEACLAQKVQKLPGFGKKTEEKLLVAIEESGARPERLPLAVVLPIAAEIEEQLKTMKGIIRFSRAGSLRRMKETVKDLDFIVATNDPQLVREQLLQLNHISNVIASGDTKVSLQLSYEYDIAVDFRLVTEEQFATTLHHFTGSKEHNVRMRQLAKERGEKISEYGVENGKTGEVKTFPSEQAFFAYFQLPYIPPELREDGTEVDRYRDDYPLLRLSDIQADLHMHSTWSDGACSIEEMAEACRKKGYRYMAITDHSQYLKVANGLTVERLKRQREEIERLNAKYDDFTILAGVEMDILPDGTFDYDDDVLAELDFVIAAIHSSFSQPRDVIMKRLTAALCNRYVDVIAHPTGRLIGRRDGYDVDIDMLIELASKTDTVLELNANPNRLDLSYVYLKKAQDAGVKIAINTDAHHLDMLEDMEIGVAAARKGWIRKDTVINTWTLEELRHFLRRKRSTK; from the coding sequence ATGAAGGGCAATAAAAAAGATGTTATTCGTCTGCTTGAAACGATTGCGTTATATATGGAAATAAAAGGAGAAAATCCGTTTAAAATCGCGGCGTTCCGCAAGGCGGCGAATGCATTGGAAACCGATGAGCGCAGCATTGCGGAAATAGACGATTTCACGGCCATCCCTGGAATCGGAAAGGGGACGTCGAGCGTCATCAGCGAATTTTTGGAAACGGGGACGTCCAGCGTTCTTGAAGAATTAAAGAAGGAAATTCCGGAAAGCCTGCTTACGCTGCTTCGGCTTCCCGGGCTTGGCGGAAAGAAAATCGCCAAACTGTATCAAGAGCTAGGGGTTGTCGATCTTGCCACTTTGAAAGAAGCTTGTCTCGCTCAGAAAGTGCAGAAACTGCCGGGCTTTGGAAAAAAAACAGAAGAAAAATTATTGGTGGCGATCGAAGAAAGCGGCGCCCGCCCGGAGCGGCTGCCGCTGGCGGTGGTGCTGCCGATTGCCGCGGAAATTGAAGAACAGTTGAAGACGATGAAAGGAATCATCCGTTTTTCGCGAGCCGGCAGTTTGCGGCGCATGAAAGAGACCGTAAAAGATTTGGACTTCATTGTTGCCACGAATGACCCGCAGCTGGTGCGGGAACAGCTGCTACAGCTGAACCATATTTCCAATGTGATTGCCAGCGGGGATACGAAAGTGTCGTTGCAGCTTTCTTATGAGTACGACATTGCCGTTGATTTTCGGTTAGTGACAGAAGAACAGTTTGCGACGACGCTCCACCATTTTACAGGCTCGAAGGAGCATAATGTGCGCATGCGGCAGCTCGCCAAAGAGCGCGGGGAAAAAATTAGCGAATATGGAGTAGAAAATGGGAAAACGGGAGAAGTAAAAACGTTTCCGAGCGAGCAAGCGTTTTTTGCTTATTTCCAGCTGCCGTACATTCCGCCGGAGTTAAGAGAAGATGGCACAGAAGTCGATCGTTACCGTGACGATTATCCGCTTCTTCGTCTTTCCGATATTCAAGCAGATTTGCATATGCATTCGACTTGGAGCGACGGGGCGTGCTCGATCGAAGAGATGGCGGAAGCGTGTCGGAAAAAAGGTTACCGCTATATGGCGATCACCGACCATTCCCAATATTTAAAAGTCGCCAACGGGCTGACGGTCGAACGGTTAAAGCGGCAGCGAGAAGAAATCGAACGGTTAAACGCGAAATATGATGATTTTACGATTTTGGCTGGCGTTGAAATGGATATTTTGCCGGACGGGACGTTTGATTACGATGATGACGTGCTGGCAGAACTGGACTTTGTCATTGCGGCGATTCACTCGAGCTTCTCGCAGCCGCGCGATGTCATTATGAAGCGGCTTACGGCTGCGCTTTGCAATCGCTACGTGGACGTCATCGCCCATCCGACAGGACGGCTGATCGGCAGACGGGACGGATATGACGTCGATATCGATATGCTTATAGAGCTGGCGAGTAAGACGGATACCGTGCTGGAATTAAACGCGAATCCGAACCGTCTTGACTTATCGTACGTTTATTTGAAAAAAGCGCAAGACGCCGGTGTGAAAATCGCTATTAATACAGACGCCCATCATTTGGACATGCTTGAGGATATGGAAATTGGAGTGGCGGCGGCGCGCAAAGGCTGGATTCGTAAAGATACGGTCATCAACACATGGACGCTGGAGGAATTACGGCATTTTTTGCGACGAAAACGTTCCACTAAATAA
- a CDS encoding long-chain-fatty-acid--CoA ligase — translation MEKPWLAHYPPEIPHRLDYPNKTLPDYLRETAAEFGENDAIYFLGKTLTFREVYEQALTLANYLKQIGLQKGDRVSIMLPNCPQAVISYYGVLFAGGIVVQTNPLYTEHELEYQLNDSGATVLITLDMLYPKAAKAKVKSNVKHLIITSMKDYLPTVKKWLYPLVQRKQQPVIVKVKEQSDQHLFSKIMLQRNTAEPNVEIDPVEDVALLQYTGGTTGVPKAAMLTHRNLIANTLMCVHWMYRCDKATESILGILPFFHVYGMTTVMNLAIMQAYKMILLPKFDAETTLKTIEKLRPTMFPGAPTMYIALLNHPDLARYDLSSIKVCISGSAPLPVEVQEKFEKATGGKLIEGYGLTEASPVTHSNFVWDGERIKGSIGVPWPDTEAKIISLETGEEAKVNEIGELVVRGPQVMKGYWNQPHETESVLRDGWLYTGDVGYMDERGYFYIVDRKKDMIIASGYNIYPREVEEVLYQHPKVQEAVVIGVPHEYRGETVKAFVVLKQGEQCTEEELDQFMRSRLAAYKVPRIYEFRPALPKTAVGKILRRTLLEQERKKE, via the coding sequence ATGGAAAAGCCGTGGCTTGCACATTATCCACCAGAAATTCCGCATCGCCTTGACTATCCTAATAAAACATTGCCTGATTACTTACGGGAAACGGCAGCGGAATTTGGAGAGAATGATGCGATTTATTTTCTTGGGAAAACGCTTACGTTCCGTGAAGTATATGAACAGGCGCTCACGTTAGCCAATTATTTAAAACAAATCGGCCTGCAAAAAGGCGACCGCGTGTCGATTATGCTGCCAAATTGTCCGCAGGCGGTCATCAGCTATTATGGCGTGCTGTTTGCGGGCGGCATTGTCGTGCAGACGAATCCGCTTTATACGGAGCATGAATTGGAATACCAGCTAAACGACAGCGGCGCAACGGTGCTGATCACGCTTGACATGCTTTATCCGAAAGCGGCCAAAGCGAAAGTGAAGTCAAATGTGAAACATCTCATTATTACAAGTATGAAAGACTATTTGCCGACGGTGAAAAAATGGCTTTATCCTCTCGTGCAGCGGAAGCAGCAGCCGGTTATTGTCAAAGTGAAAGAGCAGAGCGACCAGCATTTATTCTCAAAAATTATGCTTCAGCGAAACACAGCGGAGCCAAATGTGGAGATCGATCCAGTGGAAGATGTCGCGCTTTTGCAATATACGGGCGGAACGACCGGCGTGCCGAAAGCGGCGATGCTGACGCACCGAAATTTAATCGCCAATACGTTAATGTGCGTCCATTGGATGTACCGTTGTGATAAAGCAACGGAATCGATTTTAGGCATCTTGCCGTTTTTCCACGTATACGGCATGACGACCGTAATGAATTTAGCGATCATGCAGGCGTATAAAATGATTCTGTTGCCGAAGTTTGATGCGGAAACGACATTAAAAACGATTGAAAAGTTAAGACCGACGATGTTTCCAGGAGCGCCGACGATGTATATTGCGCTGCTCAACCATCCCGATTTGGCGCGCTATGACTTGTCCTCCATTAAAGTGTGCATTAGCGGTTCGGCTCCTTTGCCGGTCGAAGTGCAAGAAAAATTCGAAAAAGCAACTGGTGGAAAACTGATTGAAGGATACGGACTGACTGAAGCCTCGCCTGTTACCCACAGCAATTTCGTCTGGGATGGAGAACGGATAAAAGGGAGCATCGGTGTGCCGTGGCCGGATACGGAAGCAAAAATTATTTCTTTAGAAACAGGAGAAGAAGCAAAAGTCAACGAAATCGGCGAACTGGTTGTCCGCGGACCGCAAGTAATGAAAGGCTATTGGAATCAGCCTCACGAAACAGAAAGCGTGTTGCGCGACGGCTGGCTGTATACGGGCGATGTCGGCTATATGGATGAACGCGGCTATTTTTACATCGTCGATCGCAAAAAAGATATGATTATTGCGAGTGGATACAATATTTATCCGCGCGAAGTCGAAGAAGTACTATATCAGCATCCGAAAGTACAGGAAGCGGTAGTTATCGGTGTGCCGCATGAGTATCGTGGGGAAACGGTGAAGGCGTTTGTGGTGCTGAAACAAGGGGAACAGTGCACAGAAGAAGAATTGGACCAATTTATGCGCAGCCGTCTGGCAGCGTATAAAGTGCCGCGCATTTATGAGTTCCGCCCGGCGCTTCCAAAAACAGCAGTGGGGAAAATTTTGCGCCGTACCTTGCTCGAGCAAGAACGAAAAAAAGAATAA
- the zapA gene encoding cell division protein ZapA has protein sequence MAEQQKTRVTVDIYGQQYTIVGTESSSHIRLVASIVDDKMREISEKNPTLDTSKLAVLTAVNIVHDYLKLKEEYDRLLQKLQKEKDE, from the coding sequence TTGGCGGAGCAACAAAAAACGCGGGTGACAGTCGATATATATGGTCAGCAATATACGATCGTCGGTACGGAGAGCTCAAGCCATATTCGGCTCGTCGCGTCGATTGTCGATGATAAAATGCGGGAGATCAGTGAGAAAAACCCGACATTGGATACAAGTAAATTGGCGGTATTGACCGCGGTGAATATCGTTCACGATTATCTTAAACTGAAAGAAGAGTATGATCGGCTTTTGCAAAAACTACAGAAAGAAAAGGATGAGTGA
- the rnhC gene encoding ribonuclease HIII codes for MANHVITATATMLEKMRNHYATDITGHLPAGALFVAKRSGCTITAYRSGKVLFQGKAAEEEVAKWIKESDQRKAPVSQPHLTAASAIGSDEVGTGDYFGPVVVVAAYVDKEQIETIGAMGVKDSKQLTDEAIGRLAPTLMDNVAHQTVILANPKYNDWQRSGMPQTKIKALLHNKAIGKLVKQLSPIKPEAIIIDQFIERDLYFRYLASETNVIRDRVYCYPKAEEMHIAVAAASIIARYVFLQEMERLSKEVGMTLPKGAGAQVDQAAAILIQKHGPAILEMCAKLHFANTKKAIRLAEQ; via the coding sequence ATGGCAAATCACGTCATTACAGCGACTGCAACGATGCTTGAAAAAATGCGGAATCATTACGCTACCGATATAACCGGACACCTCCCCGCAGGCGCTTTGTTCGTTGCCAAACGGTCCGGCTGCACCATTACCGCATACCGTTCGGGCAAAGTGCTGTTTCAAGGAAAAGCGGCGGAAGAAGAAGTAGCGAAATGGATAAAAGAATCGGATCAAAGGAAAGCGCCAGTCTCCCAACCTCACTTGACTGCTGCATCAGCAATCGGTTCCGATGAAGTCGGAACCGGTGATTACTTCGGACCAGTTGTCGTTGTTGCCGCTTATGTCGACAAAGAGCAAATCGAGACAATTGGGGCAATGGGGGTAAAGGATTCGAAGCAATTAACCGATGAAGCGATTGGCCGCCTGGCTCCAACGCTGATGGACAACGTCGCGCACCAAACGGTCATACTGGCAAACCCAAAGTACAACGACTGGCAACGAAGCGGCATGCCGCAAACGAAAATAAAGGCGTTATTGCACAACAAAGCGATTGGCAAACTGGTCAAACAGCTCTCGCCAATAAAGCCGGAGGCGATTATTATTGACCAATTTATTGAACGCGACTTATATTTCCGCTATCTGGCAAGTGAAACAAATGTCATCCGCGACCGTGTATATTGTTATCCAAAAGCGGAAGAAATGCATATTGCCGTCGCCGCCGCATCCATCATCGCCCGCTACGTATTTTTGCAGGAAATGGAGCGGTTAAGCAAAGAAGTTGGCATGACATTGCCAAAAGGAGCGGGAGCACAAGTCGATCAAGCCGCCGCAATACTGATCCAAAAACACGGCCCAGCGATTTTAGAGATGTGTGCCAAACTCCACTTTGCGAATACGAAAAAGGCAATACGGCTGGCCGAACAATAA
- a CDS encoding endonuclease MutS2 has translation MQTKVLHVLEFDKVKEQLLKHAASSLGKEKIETLLPSSDFAEVVHWLEETDEAAAVLRLRGHVPLGGIFDIRASLKRAKIGGTLHPHELLEIASTISASRQLKQFIESLHEEKGEFPQLAAYAEKLVSLSEVEREIERCIDDHGEVLDHASERLRSLRQQLRTTEARIREKLESIIRSPSAQKMLSDAIITIRNDRYVIPVKQEYRGAYGGIVHDQSASGATLFIEPQSVVELNNQLREARVKEKQEIERILIELTKVVANHAEALLETVGILAQLDFIFAKAKYANQLKATKPTMNDRGYIRMLQARHPLIDQDVVVPNDIVLGKDYTTIVITGPNTGGKTVTLKTIGLLTLMAQAGLFIPALDGSELAVFRAIYADIGDEQSIEQSLSTFSSHMVNIVDILRSVDEKSLVLFDELGAGTDPQEGAALAIAILDEVHGRGARTVATTHYPELKAYGYNRDGVINASVEFDTETLRPTYKLLIGVPGRSNAFEISKRLGLDERIIERAKSHISAESNKVENMIASLEQSKKQAEEEEKRAKEARMEVEKLRQEWRQKWEALEEKQDEIIDEAKRKAADIIRSSQQEAERIIQELRRMQKEKQAEIKEHELIAAKKRLAEALPTLEKKKKERKKAARHVFQPGDEVKVTSLNQKGYLVEKVSDEEWQVQLGILKMKINERDLEYIGSAPKTETKPIATVKGKDYHVGLELDLRGERYEDALARLEKYIDDALLAGYPRVSIIHGKGTGALRKGVQEFLKKHRAVKNFYFGEANEGGTGVTIVELK, from the coding sequence GTGCAGACAAAAGTTCTTCACGTATTGGAATTTGATAAAGTAAAAGAGCAATTGTTAAAGCATGCGGCATCGTCGTTAGGAAAAGAAAAAATTGAAACATTGCTCCCGTCTTCCGATTTTGCCGAAGTAGTTCATTGGCTTGAGGAAACGGACGAAGCGGCAGCGGTGCTTCGTTTGCGCGGACATGTGCCGCTCGGCGGCATTTTTGACATTCGCGCAAGCCTCAAGCGGGCGAAAATCGGAGGCACGCTTCATCCGCATGAGTTGTTAGAGATCGCGAGTACCATTTCTGCGAGCCGCCAGCTAAAACAGTTTATTGAATCGCTGCATGAAGAAAAAGGGGAATTTCCGCAATTGGCGGCCTATGCGGAAAAACTGGTTTCCCTTTCGGAAGTCGAGCGGGAGATTGAGCGCTGTATTGATGACCATGGGGAAGTGCTCGATCATGCGAGCGAACGATTGCGCTCGCTCCGCCAGCAGCTGCGGACAACGGAAGCGCGCATTCGGGAAAAGCTAGAAAGCATCATCCGCTCGCCATCGGCGCAAAAAATGCTGTCCGATGCGATTATTACGATCCGCAACGACCGCTACGTCATTCCGGTCAAACAGGAATACCGCGGGGCATACGGCGGCATCGTCCACGATCAATCGGCTTCCGGGGCGACGCTGTTTATCGAGCCGCAGTCGGTAGTGGAACTGAACAACCAGCTGCGAGAAGCGCGGGTGAAAGAAAAACAGGAAATCGAGCGGATTTTAATCGAACTGACAAAAGTCGTCGCTAACCACGCAGAAGCATTGCTAGAAACGGTCGGTATATTGGCGCAGCTCGATTTTATTTTTGCCAAAGCAAAATACGCGAACCAGTTGAAAGCGACAAAGCCGACAATGAACGACCGCGGCTATATTCGCATGCTGCAGGCGCGCCATCCGCTCATTGACCAAGATGTGGTCGTTCCAAACGATATTGTGCTTGGCAAAGACTATACAACCATTGTCATTACCGGTCCGAACACTGGCGGAAAGACCGTCACCTTAAAAACGATCGGGTTATTAACATTGATGGCACAGGCCGGTTTGTTCATTCCGGCGCTCGATGGTTCGGAACTGGCCGTGTTTCGCGCCATCTACGCCGATATCGGCGATGAGCAATCGATTGAACAAAGTTTGAGTACGTTTTCTTCGCATATGGTCAATATTGTTGATATTTTACGCAGCGTTGACGAAAAAAGCCTTGTTTTATTTGATGAGTTAGGTGCAGGAACCGATCCGCAAGAAGGAGCGGCGCTCGCGATTGCCATTTTAGACGAGGTGCATGGCCGCGGAGCGCGGACAGTGGCCACCACCCACTATCCGGAATTAAAAGCGTACGGATACAATCGCGATGGCGTCATTAATGCCAGCGTTGAATTTGACACCGAAACGCTTCGTCCGACGTATAAATTATTGATCGGTGTCCCGGGGCGGAGCAATGCCTTTGAAATTTCGAAGCGACTTGGCCTTGACGAGCGCATTATTGAGCGGGCAAAATCGCATATTAGCGCTGAGAGCAATAAAGTGGAAAACATGATCGCCTCGCTAGAGCAAAGCAAAAAACAAGCGGAAGAGGAAGAAAAACGGGCGAAAGAAGCGCGGATGGAAGTGGAAAAACTGCGCCAGGAATGGCGGCAAAAATGGGAAGCGCTTGAAGAAAAGCAGGATGAGATCATCGATGAGGCAAAACGGAAAGCAGCTGACATTATCCGCTCTTCCCAGCAAGAGGCAGAGCGGATTATTCAGGAACTTCGCCGCATGCAAAAAGAAAAACAAGCGGAAATAAAAGAACATGAGCTGATTGCGGCGAAAAAGCGCCTTGCCGAAGCGCTTCCGACTTTAGAGAAGAAGAAAAAAGAACGCAAAAAAGCGGCACGGCATGTCTTTCAGCCAGGGGACGAGGTAAAAGTGACAAGCCTGAATCAAAAAGGTTATCTCGTTGAAAAAGTTTCCGATGAAGAGTGGCAAGTTCAGCTCGGCATTTTAAAAATGAAAATTAACGAACGGGACTTGGAATATATTGGCAGCGCTCCGAAAACGGAGACAAAGCCGATCGCGACCGTCAAAGGCAAAGACTACCACGTCGGCTTAGAGCTTGACTTGCGCGGTGAACGGTATGAAGACGCACTTGCCCGACTCGAAAAATATATCGATGATGCGCTATTGGCTGGATACCCGCGTGTCTCCATTATTCATGGAAAAGGAACGGGCGCGCTCCGCAAAGGGGTGCAGGAGTTTTTGAAAAAACACCGAGCTGTGAAAAACTTCTATTTTGGCGAAGCGAATGAAGGAGGAACAGGGGTAACGATTGTCGAATTGAAGTGA
- a CDS encoding DUF350 domain-containing protein encodes MKAFWENEIVKIAANFSVAVLCIVIFLTIFELVTQYKNWEEIQKGNVAVAMATGGKIFGIANIFRYALRHHDSLPAVIGWGVYGFLLLLIAYFIYEFLTPKFNIDEEIAKDNRAVGLISMVISVGLSFVIGEGIH; translated from the coding sequence ATGAAGGCGTTTTGGGAAAATGAAATTGTAAAAATTGCCGCCAATTTCAGCGTGGCGGTTTTATGCATCGTCATCTTTTTGACGATATTTGAGCTAGTGACCCAGTATAAAAATTGGGAAGAAATTCAAAAAGGAAATGTCGCAGTGGCGATGGCGACCGGCGGAAAAATTTTCGGCATCGCCAATATTTTCCGCTATGCCCTCCGCCATCACGATTCATTGCCGGCAGTGATCGGCTGGGGCGTATATGGTTTTCTGTTGCTGCTGATCGCGTATTTTATTTATGAATTTCTTACCCCGAAATTTAACATTGACGAAGAAATTGCCAAGGATAATCGGGCTGTCGGCTTGATTTCCATGGTTATTTCCGTCGGTTTGTCTTTTGTCATTGGCGAAGGAATTCACTAA
- a CDS encoding enoyl-CoA hydratase, with the protein MEFFHIHKEEFVADVTFSRPPANALSSAVLKELSAVLDELEADDNVRVVLLHGEGRFFSAGADIKEFTSLSSDEARALSQNGQQVLERIERFPKPVIAAIHGAALGGGLELAMSCHIRIVSENAKLGLPELQLGIIPGFAGTQRLPRYVGFGKAAEMMWTSEPITGTEAVQWGLANKAVPEEQLLEEAKRLAKKIAQKSPISIRATLQLLNSFKEKPFQEAVREEAELFGSMFTTEDAKEGVQAFIEKRAPVFRGK; encoded by the coding sequence ATGGAATTTTTTCATATTCATAAAGAGGAGTTTGTCGCGGACGTCACCTTTTCTCGTCCTCCGGCAAACGCTCTTTCATCCGCCGTATTGAAAGAGCTTTCAGCCGTACTCGATGAGCTGGAAGCGGATGATAACGTCCGTGTTGTGCTTCTTCACGGTGAAGGAAGATTTTTCTCCGCAGGAGCAGATATTAAAGAGTTTACTTCCTTATCGAGCGACGAAGCGAGAGCGCTGTCACAAAATGGCCAGCAAGTATTGGAACGCATCGAGCGCTTTCCAAAACCAGTGATTGCAGCTATCCATGGCGCAGCGCTAGGCGGTGGATTAGAGCTGGCGATGAGCTGCCATATCCGCATTGTTTCGGAAAACGCCAAACTCGGCCTGCCAGAGCTGCAGCTTGGCATTATCCCTGGTTTTGCCGGGACGCAGCGGCTTCCTCGCTATGTCGGCTTCGGCAAAGCGGCTGAGATGATGTGGACGAGCGAACCGATTACTGGAACTGAAGCAGTTCAGTGGGGATTGGCGAACAAAGCGGTGCCGGAAGAGCAATTGTTGGAGGAAGCAAAAAGATTGGCTAAAAAAATTGCGCAAAAAAGCCCGATTTCGATTCGCGCCACTTTGCAGCTTTTAAATTCATTTAAAGAAAAACCATTCCAGGAAGCGGTGCGTGAGGAAGCGGAGCTGTTTGGAAGCATGTTTACAACAGAAGATGCAAAAGAAGGCGTACAAGCTTTCATTGAAAAGCGGGCGCCCGTCTTTCGAGGAAAATAA
- a CDS encoding TetR/AcrR family transcriptional regulator, with protein sequence MRRDKPKFKQIIDAAVVVIAEHGYHQAQVSKIAKQAGVADGTIYLYFKNKEDILISLFQEKMGSFIEKIEQQIAGISSPLEKLYVLVEKHFESLAADHHLAIVTQLELRQSNKELRHRINEVLKGYLQIIDEIVKEGIEKGEFRRDLDIRLARQMIFGTIDETVTTWVMNDQKYDLVALAKPVYELLTKGCAAS encoded by the coding sequence TTGAGGAGAGATAAGCCAAAATTTAAACAAATTATTGACGCTGCAGTGGTCGTTATTGCTGAACATGGCTACCACCAGGCGCAAGTATCGAAAATCGCAAAACAAGCGGGGGTCGCGGACGGAACCATTTACCTTTACTTCAAAAATAAAGAAGATATTCTTATATCGCTGTTTCAAGAAAAAATGGGCTCCTTTATCGAGAAAATTGAACAACAAATAGCAGGAATTTCGAGCCCTTTGGAGAAATTGTACGTATTAGTGGAAAAACATTTTGAGTCGCTGGCCGCAGATCATCATCTAGCCATCGTCACACAATTGGAATTGCGTCAATCGAATAAAGAATTACGGCATCGCATTAATGAGGTATTAAAAGGTTATTTACAGATTATTGATGAAATTGTAAAAGAAGGAATCGAAAAGGGCGAATTTCGCCGTGATTTAGATATCCGTTTAGCAAGGCAAATGATTTTTGGAACGATTGACGAAACGGTGACGACATGGGTCATGAATGACCAAAAGTATGATCTCGTTGCCTTGGCGAAACCAGTGTATGAACTGTTAACAAAAGGTTGTGCTGCTTCTTAG
- a CDS encoding CvpA family protein has protein sequence MVDLLLLFILLMGFMIGLKRGFILQFIHMTGFIIAFVVAYLYYEKLVPSLRLWIPYPTFGDPQTVKLLFESTHLDEAYYRAIAFAILFFATKIVLQIIGSMLDFVAQLPILRSINRWAGAALGFVEVYLIVFLFLYIGALIPMESLQTQIQHSFMATIIVKHTPFLSDMLNKMWIHYAT, from the coding sequence ATGGTCGATCTTCTTTTGCTTTTTATCCTTTTAATGGGATTTATGATCGGGCTGAAGCGGGGGTTTATTCTCCAATTTATTCATATGACCGGCTTTATCATCGCCTTTGTCGTTGCCTATCTTTATTATGAAAAATTAGTGCCGTCGCTTCGTCTATGGATTCCGTATCCGACGTTTGGCGATCCGCAAACGGTGAAACTGCTGTTTGAAAGCACGCATTTGGATGAGGCATACTATCGGGCGATTGCGTTTGCCATTTTGTTTTTCGCGACAAAAATCGTGCTGCAAATTATCGGTTCGATGCTCGATTTTGTGGCGCAGCTGCCGATTTTGCGCAGCATTAACCGCTGGGCCGGCGCCGCGCTCGGCTTTGTCGAAGTGTACTTAATCGTATTTCTATTTTTATATATTGGCGCTCTTATCCCGATGGAAAGTTTGCAAACGCAAATTCAACATTCGTTTATGGCGACGATTATTGTCAAGCATACCCCGTTTTTATCGGATATGCTAAATAAAATGTGGATTCATTATGCCACATAA
- a CDS encoding type 1 glutamine amidotransferase domain-containing protein: MTKRVLMVVTNHTTITDDHKTGLWLEEFAVPYLVFKEKGYDVKVASIQGGDVPLDPRSIKEKDPAWAEAEKALKNTARLSKDDATGFDAIFLPGGHGTMFDFPDNETLQYVLQQFAEDGRVIGAVCHGPSGLVNVTYKDGTPLVKGKTVTSFTDEEEKEVQLDQYMPFLLESTLRLRGANFVRGEKWTDFSVRDGNLITGQNPQSSRSTAEKVVEALEEK; this comes from the coding sequence ATGACCAAGCGCGTGCTGATGGTGGTTACCAACCACACAACGATTACCGACGACCATAAAACAGGGCTTTGGCTCGAAGAATTTGCTGTTCCGTATCTTGTCTTTAAAGAAAAAGGATATGACGTGAAAGTAGCCAGCATTCAAGGAGGCGACGTGCCGCTTGATCCGCGCAGCATAAAAGAAAAGGATCCAGCGTGGGCGGAAGCGGAAAAAGCGTTAAAAAATACGGCGCGTTTAAGCAAAGACGACGCAACTGGATTTGATGCGATTTTCCTTCCTGGCGGTCATGGGACGATGTTCGATTTTCCGGATAATGAAACATTGCAATACGTTTTGCAGCAATTCGCTGAAGATGGAAGAGTCATAGGCGCTGTTTGCCATGGTCCGTCCGGTCTTGTCAATGTGACATATAAGGACGGAACGCCGCTTGTCAAAGGAAAAACGGTAACGTCGTTTACAGATGAAGAAGAAAAAGAAGTGCAGTTAGATCAATATATGCCGTTTTTACTTGAGTCTACGTTACGCTTAAGAGGTGCTAATTTTGTCCGCGGTGAAAAATGGACCGACTTTTCCGTGCGCGACGGCAATTTAATTACAGGGCAAAACCCGCAATCAAGCCGAAGCACGGCGGAAAAAGTGGTTGAAGCCTTAGAAGAAAAATAG